In the genome of Paenibacillus pabuli, one region contains:
- a CDS encoding TetR/AcrR family transcriptional regulator, with translation MDRTNTTSRLERRDAAENRQRILNVASKLFELHGVERISMNQIASEAQIGAGTLYRRYRNKSELCMDLIKDNAALFFNDVEIYLLENAQHPPSERLRGLLTLFIQFREKNADLLLGIENAVYQGSDSRTSSPLYEKLHQQLFELFEEMATESEESQAISLFKTDMLLTAMSNDSYLFQKNVRGNSPERIVEQLCLTFL, from the coding sequence ATGGATAGAACCAATACAACCTCTCGTTTGGAACGACGGGATGCCGCGGAGAATCGCCAGCGTATTTTGAATGTGGCTTCTAAATTATTCGAGCTGCACGGCGTCGAGCGGATCAGCATGAATCAAATCGCTTCCGAAGCGCAGATTGGAGCGGGTACCTTATACCGCCGATATCGCAATAAAAGTGAGTTATGCATGGATTTGATCAAAGATAACGCAGCACTTTTCTTTAATGATGTGGAGATCTACTTACTGGAAAACGCACAGCATCCACCATCTGAGCGCTTGCGCGGTCTGCTGACGTTGTTTATCCAGTTTAGAGAGAAAAATGCGGATCTGCTCTTGGGCATTGAGAATGCGGTCTATCAGGGATCGGACTCCAGAACCTCAAGCCCGCTATATGAAAAATTGCATCAACAGTTATTCGAACTATTCGAAGAGATGGCAACAGAGAGTGAAGAATCGCAGGCCATCAGCTTATTCAAAACAGACATGCTTCTGACCGCTATGAGCAATGACTCGTATCTGTTTCAAAAAAATGTGCGTGGCAACTCTCCCGAACGCATTGTGGAACAGCTCTGTTTAA
- a CDS encoding cytochrome P450 family protein, with protein sequence MMSELDLKASQQAALSLFSGESGENPFSLIKQLRDTGPVIPVSLPMGSTDRGQWLVTRMEEASQVLKDHTHFTVDPLSIDGNENILKAYVENIDPDAPPTFFTGKSMLSVDEPDHRRLRRLVSKAFTPKYMESLRPRVQQIADELLDQVQAQGEMDLVKDYAYSLPIHVISDMLGVPKADRPQIQTWSSAIAHGLGLGVREPGVEEHLRAFGDYTAQLVAEKRKHPADDLISQLIAIEEEGDRLSEPELLSMITLLIFAGHETTSNLIATGAMMLLDHPEQLEKLKADLSLVPAAVEELLRFNGPATIAGPRFATQDIELAGQQIKKGDMVIPVLKSANRDELQYEEPENLDVTRHINRHLAFGHGIHSCLGAPLARVEGDIAFTTLLKRMPNLRLHIPRESIEWHLALSSQSLAALPVAF encoded by the coding sequence ATGATGAGTGAGTTAGATCTTAAGGCTTCACAACAAGCGGCGTTGAGCCTGTTTAGTGGGGAAAGTGGTGAAAACCCGTTTTCACTGATCAAGCAGCTGCGTGACACAGGTCCTGTTATTCCGGTATCATTGCCAATGGGGAGTACGGATCGCGGACAGTGGTTGGTCACACGAATGGAAGAAGCTTCACAGGTGCTTAAAGATCATACTCACTTCACAGTAGACCCATTATCCATCGACGGCAATGAGAATATCCTGAAAGCCTATGTGGAGAATATCGATCCAGATGCCCCTCCAACGTTTTTTACCGGAAAATCGATGCTTTCTGTAGATGAACCTGATCATCGGCGATTACGCCGACTGGTCTCCAAAGCTTTTACACCAAAATATATGGAAAGTCTTCGCCCACGTGTGCAGCAGATCGCTGATGAATTACTGGATCAGGTTCAAGCCCAGGGTGAGATGGATTTGGTAAAGGACTACGCCTATTCCTTACCGATCCATGTGATATCCGATATGCTGGGAGTACCTAAAGCAGATCGCCCACAGATTCAAACTTGGTCTTCCGCGATTGCACATGGCCTGGGCCTCGGAGTGCGTGAGCCGGGAGTGGAGGAACACCTCCGAGCTTTCGGTGACTATACTGCGCAGCTGGTAGCTGAGAAACGCAAACATCCCGCGGATGATTTGATCAGTCAATTGATTGCTATCGAAGAAGAGGGCGATCGACTCAGTGAACCGGAACTGTTATCCATGATTACGTTATTAATCTTTGCTGGCCATGAGACGACATCCAATCTGATTGCTACAGGTGCAATGATGTTATTGGATCATCCTGAACAATTGGAGAAGCTCAAGGCTGATCTTAGTTTAGTGCCAGCAGCTGTCGAAGAGTTACTGCGTTTTAACGGGCCTGCAACCATTGCTGGACCTCGTTTTGCGACTCAGGATATTGAGCTGGCAGGACAGCAGATTAAAAAAGGTGATATGGTCATTCCTGTGTTGAAATCAGCTAATCGGGATGAGCTTCAATATGAAGAGCCAGAGAATCTGGATGTTACACGACATATTAATCGCCATCTGGCTTTTGGTCATGGCATTCATTCCTGCTTGGGGGCTCCGCTTGCTCGTGTGGAGGGAGACATCGCCTTTACAACATTGTTAAAACGTATGCCTAATCTGCGGCTTCATATTCCTCGGGAAAGCATTGAGTGGCATTTGGCACTAAGTTCACAGAGCTTGGCCGCTTTACCTGTCGCTTTTTAA
- a CDS encoding ArsR/SmtB family transcription factor, with protein MLELSFDNPDELVTVTHALSTRSRVDILRLLISQNLNIVEIAEALKLPVSTVASNIKVLEAAKLINTELLPASRGAMKVCSRNYDDIHIALNLEKAIPKGDIQVYEVDMPIGHYSDCEVSPTCGMANGEGMIIREDEPASFYHPKHVGAQIMWFRKGYVEYLMPLEIPAEAVIESLELSMEICSEAPNYDHNWPSDISVWVNGVEIGMWTCPGDFGDRRGKLNPAWWFEWSTQYGLLKTWRVDKTKTTLDMEKISTVDLDQLNLKDSHKLRVRIGIKPDAIHQGGVNLFGRQFGDYDQNIKMTVHYAVH; from the coding sequence ATGCTTGAGCTGAGTTTTGATAATCCGGATGAGCTGGTCACGGTCACGCATGCGTTATCGACCCGATCCAGAGTGGATATTCTCCGACTATTGATCTCCCAGAACCTGAACATAGTCGAAATCGCGGAAGCTCTCAAACTTCCCGTATCCACGGTAGCCAGCAACATCAAGGTTTTGGAAGCTGCAAAGCTAATCAATACGGAACTGCTGCCTGCCTCTCGCGGGGCGATGAAGGTATGCAGCCGCAATTACGATGATATTCACATTGCTCTTAATCTGGAGAAAGCCATTCCCAAAGGTGATATTCAGGTATATGAAGTGGATATGCCTATCGGTCATTATAGTGATTGTGAAGTGTCACCCACTTGCGGCATGGCGAATGGCGAGGGCATGATCATTCGTGAGGATGAACCCGCCAGCTTTTATCATCCGAAGCATGTGGGAGCGCAGATTATGTGGTTTCGCAAGGGATATGTCGAATATTTAATGCCACTGGAGATTCCGGCAGAAGCGGTAATCGAATCGCTCGAACTGTCCATGGAAATATGTTCTGAAGCACCAAACTATGATCATAATTGGCCTTCCGATATCTCTGTATGGGTTAACGGTGTGGAAATTGGCATGTGGACATGCCCTGGAGACTTTGGAGATCGGCGCGGAAAGCTCAACCCGGCTTGGTGGTTTGAATGGTCAACACAGTATGGTTTATTAAAGACTTGGCGAGTGGACAAAACGAAGACAACGCTGGATATGGAGAAAATCTCAACAGTTGATCTGGATCAGCTTAACCTTAAGGATAGCCACAAGTTAAGGGTGAGGATTGGCATTAAGCCGGATGCAATTCATCAAGGAGGCGTAAATCTCTTTGGGAGACAATTTGGGGATTATGATCAAAACATCAAAATGACTGTACATTATGCCGTTCATTAG